One genomic window of Vibrio rhizosphaerae includes the following:
- a CDS encoding PstS family phosphate ABC transporter substrate-binding protein has protein sequence MVCWWSCGALQAATLSESLPEYHKQLDVSGSLLSVGSDTLAGVMSLWVEAFQSYYPNINIQVQASGSSTAPPALIQGTAQLGPMSRVMRHREVGAFEQAYGYRPTALRVAIDAIGIFVRQENPIQGLSFQQIDAMFSATLRCGETQHLTRWSQLGIQARWALRAIQLFGRNSVSGTYGYFKNHALCGGDFSPRVNEQPGSASVVQSVASSMNAIGYSGIGYSVSGVRLVPISRQGSDYIFPSRDNILSGDYPLSRYLYIYINKSPERSLSPVEEAFVRFIFSREGQALVAKDGYVPVSPQIAQQELAKVGLN, from the coding sequence ATGGTCTGTTGGTGGAGCTGTGGGGCTCTGCAAGCCGCCACGCTATCAGAATCGTTGCCCGAATATCACAAACAGCTCGATGTTTCCGGCAGTCTTCTGTCGGTGGGATCTGATACGCTGGCAGGTGTCATGTCTTTGTGGGTGGAAGCATTCCAGTCTTATTATCCGAATATCAATATTCAAGTACAGGCCTCCGGCTCTTCGACGGCTCCGCCGGCATTGATTCAGGGAACGGCCCAACTGGGGCCGATGAGTCGGGTGATGAGGCACCGGGAAGTCGGGGCATTTGAACAAGCATATGGTTATCGACCGACGGCCTTACGCGTGGCAATTGATGCCATCGGTATTTTTGTTCGGCAGGAAAATCCGATTCAGGGGCTCAGTTTTCAGCAGATCGATGCGATGTTTTCAGCGACACTACGCTGTGGTGAGACGCAGCATCTGACACGCTGGTCGCAGTTAGGTATTCAGGCGCGCTGGGCGCTGCGGGCGATCCAGTTATTTGGTCGTAATTCAGTTTCAGGGACTTACGGGTATTTTAAAAATCACGCTCTGTGTGGCGGTGATTTCAGTCCGAGAGTGAACGAACAGCCGGGTTCGGCGTCTGTGGTTCAGTCGGTCGCATCATCAATGAATGCCATCGGTTATTCGGGGATTGGCTATTCGGTTTCCGGGGTTCGGCTGGTGCCGATATCGCGTCAGGGAAGCGATTATATTTTTCCGAGCCGGGATAATATCCTATCCGGAGACTATCCGTTATCACGCTACCTCTATATTTATATCAATAAGAGTCCGGAACGGTCACTGTCACCAGTAGAGGAAGCATTCGTTCGCTTTATTTTTTCCCGGGAAGGACAGGCGTTGGTTGCTAAAGACGGGTATGTGCCTGTGTCACCTCAAATCGCCCAACAAGAACTGGCGAAAGTCGGCTTAAATTGA
- a CDS encoding ABC transporter permease subunit translates to MPYPQFSLKAADKKRLVKDRLVRFTVRAGGVSVLGALILIFVYLIWVALPLFSSADIKMSSVHPRVSGAAQPPIQLAVDDYGQYVFMLDHLGKMTFWSTQKTESSPLWQQQLGFVPQQSAVVGHWFAALGSGKQLVIGRPQFSHRLRAGETIFVPDFEPLTLPSSLSADIPDHVQQLTFAVSAQAVTLAFTTQNDMVTVLSFARDSSDSAQVRVFHFPEKVAADALLFSPDGQTLYIREGGHLVIALRNGHTYSVREVVDLTRGDAQRTIAQIVLLPGGDSLLVRDQQGVVTQWFDVIRDQKRQFMPVRAFNTGDQTSLIMTDVYHQGFFSFHHDGQVRNYQATNHKLVLSQKVFKQSPDGVALSDNEKYLVAYQQGHINLARVDLGYPEISFSALWQKIWYENYPEPDYVWQSTSASDSFEPKFSLVPIAFGTIKAAFYAMIFAVPMAILAAIYTAYFMSARMRRKVKPTIELMEALPTVIIGFLAGLWLAPILERHLVAAVVMIILLPLSTIVFGLIWHFSPERWRRTVQRGWHAALLVPVLAGVMVLMLPVGFHLETWLFDGDIRVFLAQYGIDFNQRNALVVGIAMGFAVIPTIFTIAEDAIFSVPKHLSDGSLALGATTWQTLTHVVLLTASPGIFSAIMMGLGRAVGETMIVLMATGNTPIMDWNIFEGMRTLAATIAVELPEAEVGSSQYRLLFLGALLLFVFTFLVNALAEWIRLRLREKYRAL, encoded by the coding sequence ATGCCATACCCTCAGTTTTCTCTTAAAGCAGCGGATAAAAAGCGTCTTGTGAAAGATCGGCTGGTTCGTTTTACCGTTCGTGCCGGCGGTGTCAGTGTGCTGGGGGCGCTGATTTTAATTTTTGTATATCTTATCTGGGTGGCGTTACCACTGTTTTCCAGTGCTGACATCAAGATGTCTTCTGTTCATCCCCGCGTTTCTGGCGCGGCTCAGCCTCCAATCCAACTCGCCGTTGATGACTATGGTCAGTATGTATTTATGCTCGATCATCTGGGGAAAATGACGTTCTGGTCAACTCAGAAAACCGAATCGTCTCCGCTTTGGCAGCAGCAACTTGGTTTCGTACCACAGCAGAGTGCCGTTGTTGGGCATTGGTTTGCTGCTTTAGGTAGCGGGAAACAGCTGGTGATCGGCCGGCCTCAATTTTCCCATCGGCTTCGTGCGGGGGAAACGATTTTTGTCCCGGATTTTGAACCATTAACATTGCCGTCATCACTAAGTGCTGATATTCCTGATCATGTACAGCAGTTGACATTTGCTGTGTCTGCGCAAGCCGTGACGCTGGCATTTACGACTCAAAATGACATGGTGACGGTGCTGTCGTTTGCCCGGGATTCGAGTGATTCGGCGCAGGTGAGAGTCTTTCATTTTCCGGAAAAAGTAGCCGCTGACGCATTACTTTTTTCACCGGATGGTCAGACGTTGTATATCCGGGAAGGTGGCCATCTTGTGATTGCGCTTCGCAATGGTCATACATACTCAGTCAGAGAGGTGGTTGATCTGACCCGGGGTGACGCACAGCGAACGATTGCCCAAATTGTTCTATTGCCGGGAGGCGACTCGTTGTTAGTGCGAGACCAACAAGGTGTTGTGACCCAGTGGTTTGATGTCATTCGCGATCAAAAAAGACAGTTTATGCCTGTTCGCGCATTTAATACCGGTGACCAGACGAGTCTGATCATGACGGATGTTTATCATCAGGGATTTTTCTCATTCCATCATGACGGTCAGGTGCGCAATTATCAGGCGACCAATCATAAGCTGGTGCTGAGTCAAAAGGTGTTCAAACAATCCCCAGACGGGGTCGCATTGTCTGATAATGAAAAATATCTGGTGGCTTATCAGCAGGGACACATCAATCTGGCTCGCGTTGATCTCGGGTATCCGGAGATCTCATTTTCCGCGCTTTGGCAGAAAATATGGTATGAAAACTACCCGGAGCCGGACTATGTTTGGCAGTCAACGTCGGCTTCAGATAGTTTTGAACCGAAGTTTAGTTTGGTGCCGATTGCATTTGGCACGATTAAAGCTGCATTTTATGCGATGATTTTTGCTGTACCGATGGCAATTTTAGCGGCAATTTATACCGCGTATTTTATGTCAGCCCGGATGCGACGTAAGGTCAAACCGACCATCGAACTGATGGAAGCATTACCGACCGTCATTATTGGATTTCTGGCCGGGTTGTGGCTGGCACCGATTTTAGAGCGCCATCTGGTTGCTGCGGTGGTGATGATTATCTTATTGCCGTTGTCGACCATCGTGTTCGGCTTGATTTGGCATTTTTCACCGGAACGATGGCGAAGAACGGTGCAGCGTGGCTGGCACGCTGCGCTTTTAGTCCCGGTACTGGCTGGCGTGATGGTTTTGATGTTGCCCGTTGGTTTTCATCTTGAGACTTGGCTATTTGATGGCGATATTCGCGTGTTTTTGGCGCAATATGGTATCGACTTCAATCAACGCAATGCATTGGTGGTTGGGATCGCGATGGGATTTGCGGTGATTCCGACTATTTTTACCATCGCTGAAGATGCAATTTTCTCGGTCCCGAAACACCTGTCTGACGGGTCGCTTGCGTTGGGAGCGACAACTTGGCAAACCCTCACCCACGTCGTGCTACTGACGGCAAGTCCGGGGATTTTTTCAGCGATTATGATGGGGCTTGGCCGGGCTGTCGGTGAAACCATGATTGTGTTGATGGCCACCGGGAATACCCCGATTATGGACTGGAATATTTTCGAAGGGATGCGAACGCTGGCTGCGACTATTGCCGTGGAATTACCGGAAGCAGAAGTCGGTAGCAGTCAGTATCGATTGTTATTTTTGGGCGCATTACTTCTGTTTGTCTTTACGTTTTTAGTCAATGCGTTGGCTGAATGGATCCGTTTGCGCTTACGGGAAAAATATCGGGCATTGTGA
- the pstA gene encoding phosphate ABC transporter permease PstA has product MMNWIKSGSPWIWLTGGAVSFSLLAVLGLLLLIGWKGLTYFWPTPLLSWQTASGEHLVGQLYDQDTVLASHLSSPENSRRGNQGDSITRLHIKIANRDIYPSDFISVLKSQLSEPSKPHGWAVIERVRDGQFFGKPVGYQLADGVMADNIHAALQAGLRESEQRHQQIQTLMHDKVQVWSQQIEKLRLEKRKRELNHQIDSAYLAQYEQQKSALEQKLTTVSQTLDGLREQLRMQALLVVDMRGDTHRIPVSQILNIWYPNDMSLTEKMIHWGKQVWHFVADNPRESNSEGGVFPAIFGTILLVIIMSVIVMPLGVVAAIYLHEYAGENALTHLIRVAVMNLAGVPSIVYGVFGLGFFVYTIGGTIDSLFYAERLPAPTFGTPGLLWSALTLAVLTLPVVIVATEEGLSRIPLSVRHGSLALGATQFETIWRVVLPMATPAMITGLILAVARAAGEVAPLMLVGVVKMASRLPVDNEFPFIHLERKFMHLGFHIYDVGFQTSNIEAARPLVFATSFLLVAVIVTLNLTAISIRNNLREKYRTMGQD; this is encoded by the coding sequence ATGATGAATTGGATAAAGTCCGGCTCCCCGTGGATATGGTTAACCGGAGGGGCGGTCAGTTTCAGTTTACTTGCTGTATTAGGGTTGTTACTGCTGATTGGCTGGAAGGGGTTAACCTATTTCTGGCCGACGCCACTATTGTCATGGCAGACTGCGTCGGGGGAGCATTTGGTGGGGCAGCTTTACGACCAAGATACGGTGCTAGCTTCGCATTTGTCCTCGCCAGAGAATAGCAGGCGTGGCAACCAAGGGGATTCAATTACTCGTTTGCATATTAAGATTGCGAACCGGGATATTTATCCGTCAGACTTTATCTCCGTCCTCAAAAGTCAGCTCTCTGAACCCTCAAAACCGCATGGATGGGCCGTGATTGAGCGAGTGCGGGACGGGCAGTTTTTTGGCAAGCCTGTTGGCTATCAACTGGCTGACGGCGTGATGGCGGATAACATTCATGCAGCTTTACAGGCCGGGTTACGTGAGTCTGAGCAGCGCCATCAACAGATTCAAACCCTGATGCATGACAAAGTGCAGGTTTGGAGCCAACAAATTGAAAAACTCCGTTTAGAGAAACGTAAACGGGAACTGAATCATCAGATCGATAGCGCTTATCTGGCACAATATGAACAGCAGAAATCTGCGCTGGAGCAAAAACTTACCACGGTTTCTCAGACGTTGGATGGGTTGCGGGAGCAGCTCAGAATGCAGGCGTTGCTGGTGGTCGATATGCGGGGAGATACCCATCGTATTCCGGTGAGTCAGATTTTGAATATCTGGTATCCCAACGATATGTCTTTGACCGAAAAAATGATTCACTGGGGAAAGCAGGTATGGCATTTTGTGGCGGATAATCCGAGAGAGTCGAATTCGGAAGGCGGGGTGTTCCCTGCGATTTTCGGCACTATCTTGCTGGTGATTATTATGTCTGTCATCGTCATGCCGCTGGGAGTGGTTGCCGCGATTTATTTACATGAATATGCCGGCGAAAATGCTTTAACTCACCTGATTCGCGTGGCCGTGATGAATCTGGCGGGAGTGCCTTCCATTGTTTATGGTGTGTTCGGACTCGGTTTTTTTGTCTATACCATTGGTGGCACCATTGATTCGTTGTTTTATGCCGAGCGTTTGCCTGCGCCGACGTTTGGTACCCCCGGACTACTGTGGTCAGCCTTGACGTTAGCTGTGCTCACATTACCGGTTGTGATTGTCGCGACAGAAGAAGGGTTAAGCCGAATTCCACTCTCTGTTCGTCATGGGTCGTTGGCGCTGGGAGCCACCCAATTTGAAACCATCTGGCGGGTGGTTTTGCCGATGGCAACGCCGGCAATGATCACCGGGTTGATTCTGGCTGTTGCCAGAGCTGCCGGGGAAGTGGCTCCGTTAATGTTGGTCGGGGTGGTGAAAATGGCATCTCGTCTTCCGGTCGATAATGAGTTTCCATTTATCCACTTGGAACGAAAATTTATGCATCTGGGATTCCACATTTATGATGTCGGCTTTCAGACCAGTAATATCGAGGCTGCACGGCCGCTGGTGTTTGCAACATCATTTTTGCTGGTGGCCGTGATTGTGACACTGAATCTGACAGCAATTAGTATCCGGAATAATTTGCGGGAGAAATACAGAACAATGGGACAGGATTAA
- the ppk1 gene encoding polyphosphate kinase 1, whose protein sequence is MSVEKLYIEKELSWLSFNERVLQEAADKSVPLIERIRFLGIFSNNLDEFYKVRFADVKRRILIDRAHGGNSTYKHLLSKMQSKALKLNLEFEELYNELIKEMARRRIFLVNETQLDEFQGKWVRKYFKNEVIQHITPWLLNEEADMLQFLKDEYAYIAVELNTDERSHYALIEIPTNHLPRFVMVPEQKGKQRKTIMLLDNIIRYCLDDIFRGFFEYEQLNGYAIKMTRDAEYDLSHEVEHSLLEQMSEGLSQRLTAMPVRFVYENTMPKEMLQFLCDKLKISNYDSLLPGGRYHNFKDFISFPNVGRNYLENKPMPPLKCADFFGFANSFDAIKEQDILLYYPYHTFEHITELVRQASFDPKVLSIKINIYRVAKDSKLMHSLIHAVMNGKQVTVVVELQARFDEEANIEWSRILTEAGVHVIFGAPGLKIHSKLLLISRKEEEEIIRYAHIGTGNFHEKTARIYTDFSLLTADPEITNEVRSVFGYIENPYRPVKFRHLIVSPRNSRARLNELLDNEIANARANKKAAITLKVNNLVDRELSNKLYEASTAGVQIKMIIRGMCSLVPGIEGISDNIQIISIVDRFLEHPRVIITHNDGDPMVYISSADWMTRNIDHRIEVATPIRDERLKKRIIDLINIHFTDTVKARWIDKEMSNRYVNRGNRKKIRSQIAIYDYLKNVEKQTRKQKAIEVKSHESTE, encoded by the coding sequence ATGAGTGTTGAGAAGTTATATATTGAAAAAGAATTAAGCTGGTTATCCTTTAATGAACGGGTTCTTCAGGAAGCCGCCGATAAATCAGTACCACTCATTGAACGCATCCGTTTTCTGGGAATTTTTTCTAACAATTTAGATGAGTTTTATAAAGTTCGTTTTGCCGATGTTAAACGGCGAATCCTGATTGACCGGGCGCATGGCGGCAACAGCACCTACAAACATCTACTCTCCAAAATGCAAAGCAAAGCGCTCAAACTCAATCTGGAATTCGAAGAACTCTATAACGAGCTGATCAAGGAGATGGCACGCAGACGAATCTTTTTAGTCAATGAAACTCAGCTGGACGAATTTCAGGGGAAATGGGTCAGAAAGTATTTCAAAAATGAAGTCATTCAGCACATCACACCTTGGCTCCTCAATGAAGAAGCTGACATGCTGCAATTTCTCAAAGACGAATATGCCTACATTGCCGTCGAACTGAACACCGATGAGCGTTCTCACTATGCATTGATTGAAATTCCGACCAATCACCTCCCCCGGTTTGTGATGGTTCCGGAGCAAAAGGGCAAGCAACGCAAAACGATTATGTTGCTGGATAATATTATTCGCTATTGTCTGGATGATATTTTCCGGGGATTCTTCGAGTATGAACAACTCAATGGTTATGCCATCAAGATGACCCGGGATGCGGAGTATGACCTCAGCCATGAGGTGGAACACAGCTTGCTAGAACAGATGTCGGAAGGTCTTAGCCAGCGCCTGACCGCAATGCCAGTCCGCTTTGTCTACGAAAATACCATGCCGAAAGAGATGTTGCAGTTTCTGTGCGATAAACTCAAAATTTCCAATTATGACAGTCTGCTCCCCGGAGGTCGGTATCATAACTTCAAAGATTTTATCTCATTTCCGAATGTCGGACGGAACTATCTGGAAAACAAACCGATGCCGCCGCTTAAGTGCGCTGATTTTTTCGGTTTCGCCAACAGTTTCGATGCCATCAAAGAGCAAGATATCTTGCTGTATTACCCTTATCACACTTTCGAGCATATTACCGAGTTGGTCAGACAGGCGTCATTTGATCCCAAAGTTCTCAGTATCAAAATTAATATTTATCGCGTTGCAAAAGATTCAAAATTGATGCATTCCCTGATCCATGCAGTCATGAACGGCAAACAAGTGACGGTTGTGGTGGAGCTGCAGGCTCGCTTTGATGAAGAAGCCAATATCGAGTGGTCCAGAATCCTGACAGAAGCCGGAGTACACGTTATTTTTGGTGCACCAGGGCTCAAGATCCATTCAAAATTGCTGTTGATCAGTCGCAAAGAGGAAGAAGAAATCATCCGCTATGCCCATATCGGAACCGGTAACTTCCATGAAAAAACGGCCAGAATTTATACCGACTTTTCACTGTTAACCGCGGATCCGGAAATTACCAATGAAGTGCGCAGCGTGTTTGGTTACATTGAAAATCCATATCGCCCGGTCAAATTCCGCCACTTGATTGTCTCTCCCCGAAACTCCCGCGCCCGCCTCAATGAGTTGTTGGATAATGAAATTGCCAATGCCAGAGCCAATAAAAAAGCCGCCATTACCTTGAAAGTCAATAATCTGGTGGATAGAGAGCTCAGTAACAAACTGTATGAAGCCAGTACTGCCGGTGTTCAGATCAAAATGATCATTCGGGGAATGTGTTCACTGGTACCGGGAATAGAAGGCATCAGTGACAATATTCAGATCATCAGTATTGTGGACCGCTTTTTGGAACATCCCCGCGTGATCATTACTCACAATGACGGGGACCCGATGGTTTATATCTCTTCTGCTGACTGGATGACGCGAAACATCGATCATCGGATTGAAGTTGCCACACCAATTCGTGATGAGCGTCTGAAAAAACGCATCATCGACCTTATCAATATTCACTTTACCGATACGGTGAAAGCGCGTTGGATAGACAAAGAGATGAGTAACCGATATGTTAACCGGGGTAATCGCAAGAAGATACGTTCTCAGATAGCGATTTACGACTATCTGAAGAATGTCGAAAAACAAACACGCAAGCAAAAAGCAATAGAAGTAAAGTCTCATGAAAGCACCGAGTGA
- the ppx gene encoding exopolyphosphatase, translated as MKAPSEPRHIAAIDLGSNSFHMVVAQVIDQDLQLVSRHKQRVRLASGLDDNKKLDAEAINRGLDCLAMFAERIQGFAPENVRIAATHTLRQAANAQKFIERAWAILPYPIEIIPGMEEGRLIYLGVAHTQPQSDSMLVVDIGGGSTEMVIGQGFEAQLVNSLQMGCVSYNQRFFSQGKLSKKRFAQAFVAAQQKLESVARQYRKKGWQSAFGSSGTIKAVREVLIGIGYDDGIITIERLETLIDKLCEKTQIEELDIKGLNDERKPVFAAGVAILYAILKDLNIKEMHFSQGALREGLLYEMEDRFKCSDIRLRTTESLAQKHRVDLEHAAKIKGLARQFFEQINPNAKISAQDHELVDLLEWGALLHEVGLSISLQGYHRHSEYILRYTNMPGFNSEQQLVLSTLARFQRKALKLNEMPDFTLYKRKQIIRLIRILRLAIVLNGQRSDELLPEIFLTAEDNVWTLSSQDAEWLENNKLLHADLLSEQQYWENIGWTLIF; from the coding sequence ATGAAAGCACCGAGTGAACCCCGGCACATCGCTGCCATTGATTTAGGTTCAAACAGTTTCCATATGGTGGTCGCACAGGTCATCGATCAAGATCTTCAGTTGGTCAGCCGCCATAAACAGCGTGTCCGACTGGCATCAGGGCTGGACGATAATAAAAAGCTCGATGCCGAAGCAATCAACCGCGGGTTAGATTGTCTTGCGATGTTTGCTGAACGAATTCAAGGATTCGCACCAGAAAATGTTCGTATCGCGGCAACACATACCTTACGTCAGGCAGCAAATGCTCAGAAATTCATTGAGCGTGCCTGGGCCATTTTGCCCTACCCGATAGAGATTATTCCGGGCATGGAAGAAGGCCGGCTCATTTATCTGGGGGTTGCCCATACCCAGCCACAATCAGACTCGATGCTCGTCGTTGATATTGGCGGGGGAAGTACAGAAATGGTGATTGGTCAGGGATTCGAAGCGCAGCTCGTCAATAGCCTTCAGATGGGATGTGTCAGTTATAATCAGCGTTTCTTCTCCCAAGGCAAACTGTCCAAAAAGCGGTTTGCTCAGGCATTTGTTGCCGCTCAACAAAAGCTGGAATCCGTCGCCCGTCAGTATCGTAAGAAAGGCTGGCAAAGTGCGTTCGGCTCATCTGGCACCATTAAAGCTGTCCGTGAAGTGTTAATCGGCATCGGTTATGACGATGGCATCATCACCATCGAACGACTGGAAACCCTGATTGACAAACTCTGTGAAAAAACACAAATCGAAGAGTTGGATATCAAGGGACTCAATGATGAAAGAAAGCCGGTCTTTGCCGCAGGAGTCGCGATTCTTTATGCCATTTTAAAAGATCTGAATATCAAAGAGATGCATTTTTCCCAAGGTGCACTCAGAGAAGGTCTGTTGTATGAAATGGAAGACCGTTTTAAGTGCTCGGACATTCGTCTGAGAACAACCGAGAGTCTCGCCCAGAAACATCGGGTTGACTTAGAACACGCAGCCAAAATCAAAGGCTTAGCCCGTCAGTTTTTTGAGCAGATCAATCCCAATGCCAAGATTTCGGCTCAGGATCATGAACTGGTCGATTTACTGGAATGGGGGGCACTGTTACACGAAGTGGGTCTCAGTATCAGTCTGCAAGGATACCATCGTCATTCAGAGTATATTCTGCGCTACACCAACATGCCCGGCTTTAACAGCGAGCAACAGTTGGTCCTCTCGACGTTAGCCCGCTTTCAGCGAAAAGCTTTAAAACTCAATGAAATGCCGGATTTCACACTTTACAAGAGAAAACAGATCATACGGCTGATCCGCATTCTCAGGCTGGCAATTGTTCTGAATGGACAAAGAAGTGATGAGTTACTCCCGGAGATCTTTCTGACGGCAGAAGACAACGTCTGGACCCTGTCCAGTCAGGATGCTGAATGGCTAGAAAACAACAAGCTGTTACATGCTGATCTACTCAGCGAACAACAGTACTGGGAGAATATCGGCTGGACATTGATCTTTTAA
- the phoR gene encoding phosphate regulon sensor histidine kinase PhoR has product MVERLTWKRLAWGLAFFYCPWLILGWIFGYMPWLLLIATAIQLLWHLGNQVRLSAWLWDERRLGPPSGKGQWEYLFNGIYHLQQRQRKKRKELSNLIRRFRNGAESLPDGVVVFRDEGNIVWCNRLAQNLLGFRWPEDEGQPISNLLRAPDFIKYLEKNDFTEPLEIHSPLNVDRMLELRIVPYTKGEHLLVVRDVTQLKQLEGMRRNFFANVSHELRTPMTVLQGYLEMTEDPDMLGGPMWEKAHQVMTEQLSRMNSLVNQLLTLSKIEAAPMHELDEVVDIPAMLKVLEKEAISLSGDNQHQLHFDVDPTLKVLGDEDQLRSAVSNLVYNAVKYTPPKADIHVRWYVSFQGACLEVEDSGEGIAPQHLHRLTERFYRVDKARSRDTGGSGLGLAIVKHALSHHDSHLDIHSEVGVGSRFSFVLPKRLVVQS; this is encoded by the coding sequence TTGGTTGTTGTTGATCGCAACGGCGATTCAATTACTTTGGCATTTGGGAAATCAGGTCCGGCTTTCTGCTTGGCTGTGGGATGAGCGCCGTTTAGGGCCGCCGTCAGGCAAAGGACAGTGGGAATATCTGTTTAATGGTATCTATCACCTGCAACAACGTCAGCGTAAAAAACGTAAAGAGCTGAGTAATCTGATCCGCCGTTTCCGTAATGGGGCTGAATCGTTGCCTGATGGTGTGGTGGTATTCCGTGACGAAGGTAATATTGTCTGGTGTAACCGACTGGCTCAAAATTTACTGGGATTTCGTTGGCCGGAAGATGAAGGTCAGCCGATCTCCAATCTGCTGCGGGCGCCGGATTTTATTAAATACCTCGAAAAGAATGATTTTACCGAGCCTCTGGAAATTCACTCTCCGCTGAATGTTGATCGCATGTTGGAGTTGCGGATTGTGCCCTATACCAAAGGGGAACACTTGTTGGTGGTACGTGATGTGACTCAGTTGAAACAACTGGAAGGGATGCGTCGCAACTTCTTTGCCAATGTTTCTCATGAATTACGCACCCCGATGACAGTACTTCAGGGGTATCTGGAGATGACTGAAGACCCGGATATGCTGGGCGGGCCGATGTGGGAGAAAGCGCATCAGGTCATGACCGAGCAATTGAGTCGGATGAACAGTCTGGTCAATCAGCTCCTGACCTTATCAAAAATAGAAGCGGCCCCGATGCATGAGTTGGATGAGGTCGTTGATATTCCTGCCATGCTTAAGGTATTGGAAAAAGAGGCCATCAGTTTGAGTGGCGACAATCAACATCAGTTGCATTTTGACGTTGATCCGACCCTGAAAGTGTTGGGAGATGAAGATCAACTGAGAAGTGCGGTCTCGAATCTCGTTTATAATGCCGTCAAATATACACCGCCCAAGGCCGATATTCATGTCCGTTGGTATGTCAGTTTTCAAGGTGCTTGTCTGGAAGTTGAAGACTCAGGCGAAGGCATTGCGCCGCAACATTTGCACCGTCTGACGGAACGGTTCTATCGGGTCGATAAAGCACGTTCCCGTGATACGGGGGGGAGTGGGCTTGGATTGGCCATTGTGAAACATGCCCTTTCTCACCATGACTCACACCTTGATATTCACAGCGAAGTCGGTGTCGGGAGTCGGTTTTCTTTTGTATTACCGAAACGCTTGGTTGTCCAGTCATGA